The stretch of DNA GTGATGTATcactttttctgcttctctgtctcgctgagGGATCAGAGTTCAGCCGGTCGTGTTCCCCCTTTCGGCAGCTCCTTTCCggtcttctcctttcctcgaaAAAAGAACGCAAAAGGAGACTTGACGGTTTCATCCTTTCCCGGTTTCACGCCTTTGCGTCTTCGTTGTCTTcggcttcgtcttcatcATCTTCGACTTCGTCTTCGGGAATGTCGCCTTCCACACGGCCCATaccctcgtcttcttcctcctcttcgtcgtcgctgctgtCGTCCTCGCCAGCCTGGATtgaaaagaacaggaaatcaaagatgcacacacacacacagtacatacacatacgtaCGCGTGTTATTTTGATCGATTTAGGCCTGTGTGAAGCGGAGCGTTCTAAAGATGAATGGGTGACACACGTGGAGGGTCAAACGAGGGAACGTCACGGGGAAAAACCGTCCCGAGAGGATATAAAGGAAACGTTTGCGGCCTAGAAACAATTCAGACACGAAGGTGTTCATTAGACTTCCCAAACCACTTTGGAGTTCACGGATTTGAATTTTGATTCACTCACCTCCTCCAGCAGTTCCTCCaaccgtctctcctcgtcgccgcccaTAACAACAATctgcaaaaaaaaacgcacacacaaaaaTCCATTCCTTTTCAGTCACACAGGCGACCTGACAGGCCTACCGCCCCCAGTGGACTGGATGGAgacgacgacgcaggcgTTGCCTCGAGGCGTCACAAAACCCCTTCCACGCCAAGCTCATCGCCAGTGAGGAACGCCCTAAAAAACTACGCGGAGTTGCGACGGTGAAGACGAGCTTGCAAGCAAAGAAAAAAATAGGTATGTAACTACGTCAACTTGCATTTAAACATATGCGCACGCCTTTACTGTTTGCGAAACCATGTATGAGTACACATCTGGGGTCGTACCTCGCCTTGTTGCTTGAAGTCTCCTCCACTGAAGCTCTTGATTTTATCGCTGATTGCTTTCATTGCCTGAATACAAAGAAAAGCAGGCGGTCGTTCAGTGTGCAGAAAGGTCTCGCATCATTCAATGCAAATCACATAAGAAGATAGATCTCCACATGCATGTTGAAGAAAAATACAGTTACACGTCTGCTATATACGGGGACGCAATGTATGTTCACACGTTTTTATGAGATTGGCACGTACACATGCCCCTTTTTTAATGTGATAAACACATCAAAATCACGCACATCGTCAAGATACGAGACGGCGTCTCACACTTGGGCATGAACGAAGCACATGGCCTGTGTTCCGTCtgacgcagaaacgcgagcgaaggaaaacctACCTCCTCGATCTTTCTCATGCCTAGATCCTTGTCATAGCACGAGGTGACTACGACATACTGGGGCGGAGCAATGAGTTTGATGTTGATGGTAACCTGGAAGTCAGGGCAAAGAAATAGCATAGCGCCGTAGCATGCATCCACCCACAACGTGACCGTGCTTCCACAACAAAAGGCCGTCTAAATCACACGGGAAGGCGGGCTGTGCATCGCAGGCAAGTACGAGAAACAAGGGCGATACCCCTCAACCCGCAAgcacgagcgagaagacgaacaacAACGCAGATCCGTCCTCCTCTCATCAGCAAACTGACGGCTGCGAACGACAAAGCTTCCGCTTGCTCACCTCGGAGTCCCCCACTTCCTGCCCAGCTTGAAGCGCTGCCTTGACAGCGTCGATTCCCTCCTTGCCGAAGCACCACACGTCGACGCGTGCTCTGAGGATAAAGTGACACGGCAAACACGCCCGGAATTTCGTCAGGCAAAAACGCGGGCGTCCTCCAAGTCACACTCTCATCACGCAGGACTGGAAACGTATCGAGACCCAGACACATCTCAGCAATGCCCGTCCATGTCGTTTGCCCCAGTAGACGTCTGCACGTTTCACAGGCGCACCGCGGATCCACCACAAGCGAACAATCACCGACCTCTTCCAATCGCTGCCTCCCCCACATGCGTGCGTTtacatacaaatatgtaCGCCCCTGTGCCTCTCCTCATCTTACCGCAGCTTCAGAACCTGAGGAGCCAGGCGAAGTTGGATGTCTTGAATGAGCGATTTCCGCACTTCCTCATCGACTTCCAGACCCGCGAAGACTTCATCGGGGCGCATCGCCGCTTCCTAAGAACCGCAAACACGAAAAGTCTCTCggccgtttttttttgtccAGTTCTCCAACGCTTAGAAACAAAAACGACACCAGTCAGCAATCGCGGCGCCCTGCGCCACAGAAACGTGGCGGCATGCGAAGCAGCTCACCAAGACGGCCTCGTCACGAAGTGTACAGACATCTCGATTGTcgagacacgaaaaagaggggCGCAAACTCTTGGCTGAGGATATGTCCAAACGCGTTCCAAGAGCGCCTAATAAACAGGGGAAAGGACGGGAACATCTCGCGCATCGCGTGGCAAAAAGAGCCGCTGTGCCGccgggaaacgagaaggagacgcaacgAAGCAACTCACAGGAAAGCGGCACAGAGAAACTCTGAGGAAAGCCGAGATAGTGACCAGAGTTACGAGACCCGCCGCCAACGAAATCGAGAATGAGTGTGTACAGACCGTTCAGGGCGGCTCCGAGCACAACGCGACTTTTCGGTCGCTTGCCGAGTCGCCAGACATTCGATCCATTGCAGCGCTCTCCATTttgagaaaaacgaagaagcgtgAGGAGAGGCAACGCCCCTCCTGATCAATATGTCCCCTCATTGACCCTCTCAACCTACGGACGCAGCAGCACAGCCGCCgcgaggtgtatgtacaccccgcGAGCAAGCGCGCAGGCATGCGAATCAAAGGCAGTGAGGAAACACGGAGGGGAGAGTCCTTGGTTTACGTATAGGCCAAGACACAAAACAGCCGATATAACAAGACGAAATTGTGCTAGCGTGTTTTGAGGTCATCCTGATTGCGTTTTCTTCAGAGttcccgtcctcgccttctgtttATCCCGTGCACAACACGAagtgccttttctttgctcACCTTCAAGGCGTCGAGAGCATGTCCGTATTTCCGGTACAGAGGCCAAATAACGGAGCGATTCAAATCGTCGACCTTCATGCCGTGTTTCTGCGCAGCGTGGCGAACTGTCTGGTGGACCTTCTTTGACTTGCTAAATTTCTCTTCACATTTCACGATATCCTCGGGGCTAacgctgcggagacgccacgCACAAACATGCGCGCACAGAATGAAGCCGCATACTGGCAGCTTTTTTCGCACTCACGAAACGAAACTTTGACATGGAAAAGGTACGTTCTGGTGACACACACGGACGGTACCCAAATAGGCACCACATCAAAGAGAGACTTCCAGTTTTGCGAACAGATTCGGGTGCGCCACGCGACCGAAGTTCAAGCGAGAATACTATCCTATATACTGTATAAACTGCGGGGGCGACTTAGCATGTTCTGCCTAGTAACcaatatatagatatacgcagatatatatatctacaggTATCTACACGTTCATTAAAAAGAAACATCAATAACGCAACTGAAAACTCTGGGACTTCATTTCTAGAGGTGCACTCAAACCATTCCTCGAAGGAGTTCGCGACAAATCTGTAGTGTCTGCCTCCCGTCTGGCTGGAACGATTCGTGAACTGATTCTGCTCATTGTGAATGTTCAGCTCTTGCAAAGGATGCCAACTAAAACGATAAACGGCACGTAGGAAATACTGCCTGGCGACATATCCCGGAGCGCCCATACACATGCGCATGTAAAGCGAGGCTTCCCCTATTCATATGGACCTCTCCATTTAAATACGGATATACGCcacaaaggggaaaagggagtctctctcccgtcggATATCAGTCGAACACCGGGAGATCGACACCACAttttcgtttcccctccAGGCACTGTGTGGATACTCTGCTGTGTCCTTCTGTCTAGTTTGCCAGCGTGAAAAGCAGTTTGATAATTTCGAatccttcctccttctccttaCCGCCTCTTGCTCAAATCGATATATCCCTTCTTGGGGTCCACGCGAAGCACCATGACGACCTCATGACGTCCGACGCGAATCAATTTGTTGACACTGCGAAATCGACGCTTGCTCAGTTCACTCATGAGAATCATGCCTTCCATGTTGTTGTACTCGAGAAGGCTGACGTAGGCGCCGAGGTCGGCAATGCGGTTGACCTTTACCATAACTAAATCTTCGACATCGGGAAAACGCTCCTCATAAAATCTGCAGTCTCCCAAGTCGGCCTTCGGAACTGCCGCGCCGGCCGCCCCCGCTTGGGACGACGCCACGCCGTCTCTTGCCTCCATGACGGGAACAAAATTGGGGTTTGAAcgctcttgtctctctacggaagagagcaaacgcggcggcggggcggggGCAAACAGGACAAAATGGGGGCAGTGTGCAGGAATACaccagagaaacgcggcgcaGCGCAGGGACGCGAACGGAAGACTTGTGGCGGacaagggagaaagacggaagaatGGGACAAATAGACCTGGAGCAAAAGggacgacagaaaaaagagggtAAGATACGGTGGCGAGACGACAAGAAATGGACGGAAACAAAACTGGTTCGGTTGAAAACgacaaggaaaacgaggTGTGGGGAGAGCCGCAGGCGGCTCGTGACCCTtaagagggagaagaactaCGGGAAAATGACGGGTGAAAAACGAACAAGGGGCGTCTggacgaaagggagagaacggacgTCTGAAAAACAGTGGGAACGAAGCGAGCAGAGGGCATCCCGACGAGGTGGGAGGAAAGACGCTACCACGCAGTCTcgcaaaaaaaggcgacggcagcggaAAAGCTGTCGAGCAAATGGCCACATCCACACAGTTCCTGCTACCGGGCAACAACCGCCACTCGAGAGCAAAGATCTTCCCTTACCGggtgaaaagagagaagtcTCTTGTGCTCAAAAacgtcttccccttccgcgCTCCCAGCTACACAAACGCAGCAGAAAAATAGGGAcacagaggggagaaaagaacccCGGGGTGGGAGTTTATAGGTTCAGAGGCCTGCGGtgcttgtctctccccctccccccaGAAGGCGGCCACCTCCCGAAGACGAATACTTCTGCGCacgctctctttctgcatcAGGCGCATAGTTTCTGctgcgaggcgagcgcgcggcAGGCAAGGTCACGTGAAAGTCAGACAGTTGCTATGTTGTGCAATAGAGAGACAGTTCTTTTCCACACATCCGCAAAACACTGGAAGGAAGATGTTTCATAGCGATCTCTTTGCATCTGCATAAATTGGGTGAGCGTGCCCCCATTCGCATGGCAAAGCACTCCGTGGCCGACGGCGGTGACGAAGGCTGAGCCCACAGACTTctgtctgcctgtctccacgAGCTTTGTAAGGTGGTGACAGTGGGACCACCACAGTACTGGAGAAGCCAAATGCATTTCAAAACCACACGAGCGCTAGGCTTTCCATCAGCGCACCAGAGATTGCCTGAGAAGGTGGTtgtgcagcagctgctgagTAGCAGCGCCTTGTGTGACAAACACCACGAAACTATAGATATAGCACCGGTGTTACAGGTGTGAGTGCCACGCCTCGAATCATGAGTACCACATCCCGAAAGCAATCTTTCCAACTCACTCATCTGAAAGCCAAATACGCCGTCACTATAGTCGTCAGAGGAGTATTCTGCGCTACATCTTCAAGTTGGTGGCGAAGAACCCCGCCCACATTCGATCCTCCCAACagcggaaacgagaggcgaTGGGATTTGCTACTACAATGTGTAGACTCGTGAGGGGAGCCGAGTCGAAGCAACAGCGTCTGGTGCCACTGTCGTAGCGTTCCATCATGTGAAACGTGCAGTTCTGAAGCGGAGTCACATCACTCTACAGCAGCAGGATCATTGCTATCACAAAAGGTCTCGCTATTGTCTGGATCTCTTTGATGTTTCTTTCGAGGGCAGCCGTAAAACCATCTCGAGAAGGGATGTGGTCAACAAAGGATGCCGTCGCTGTCCAGCTCATAATGTCCCCCTGTTCACGGTTTGTCACCGTGCAGTTCATGCCCTGAGTATCCATGTGGTTTTTGCAACACTGTTTTTTTGTGGAGACAGGTAAGTACAAACTGGAGCAAGCTGTGTGTCTAAAAGAGGGTGTGTGGCGAGTGCCAGAGGAGATAGTGACAAGAGACGATTATAAACAAAAGATTCTGCAGATTGGGCATTGCTAGCAGGCACTGCGGCATGGTGGGCTGTGTCCACGGCAATAAGACTCCATCAGCTTTCAGATAACACCACTCGTCCacgcttttcctctgttgCCAAGCTCGCGCGACGAGGCAACATAGAAAACTCGTCATTGTATCAAAGAAAGCTAGTTTCTCATCCAGGTAGTCAGAATTTGAAGTTCGGCCCTGTCAATCTGCCCCTACAATGCATGCGAGTGACCGCACAGTTCCCATTCAACATTCGAAACTCTCCTAAACGTGTTCCAAATAATCTTGCAGATGCACCTTTTTAATGTTTGTTTCTCAACCGCATGCATCCAGTATCGGGTGAGTTTTCCTGCAACTCGTGGTAGGCTAGGCGGCCTGCTTGTAGAAGAAGAGTTCGAACACTGTATGAGAGATTGCTGGCTAAGTGAACTGACATTGTGTAAAACACAAATACGGGACAACAAATCCCGAATGCCTCAAGGTTTCATTCCAGCAAAACGAGGTGGTACCGTAGATTTTCTGGCTCTTTCGGGATGGCAGCAACGATTTGGCTCCGTGTGACGTATGTTTCGACAACACTACGTCAGTAGCAACAGGAGGGGAGTCATTGTCGTCGTAGGCACAGAACTGTTCAAGCATGTTAAACATATCTGAAATCGCGAGGGTACACATATAGTTTATGAAGCAAGCTTTGTTCGAGTGAACAAACAGGGAGAGTTTGCATGAGGTAGCAGTCGGGCATTCGGAAGACGGTTGTAGCTAAAGACTCCTGGAACGTTTGACGTTACTCAACTTTCTCAGGCAACAAGCTGCCTTTCACGAACAGTTTTCCCTTTTAACTTCAGACCAAGTTGCAGGGACGTCTCGTCTGCAGTTGTGTAAATTGAAAAGACCTGGGGAATCAGAATCCAGTTCTTTCCAGCACAAAGATTTTACAAGACTAAAATGGAGGCTCCAGGCGGACACTCTCGCGAGGTTTGTCCTGGGGGTGGTCTTGCCGGTCGACAAGGATAATGGGAGGCTGGAGCAGGTACTCTCTTAGACGGAACCCAATGCAAGTGCTGACGGCATAAGACAGCAGTGTGACTGCGGACACGAAGCACTGCAAAATGCGGAGAGACGTATCCATAAGCAGCTCTGCTGGATCAGCGTTTGTGTCGTCTACGCGGTCCAGTTCCTCCTCGAGAGTGATGACTGTGAAAACTCCAATCCCTAGCAGGACGATTTGTAGGAACGCCATGCACAGAGACGATGCGGCAAAGAGGAGGCAGTGCGTGGCGCCTGCACACAACAGAACGAGGCTGCGGTAGATGCTGGCTGAACTCTGCTGCGGGCAACGGAACCGTCCTTAGAAGCACACTAGCAAACCCCAGATGGACTGCATGGTGGTACGAATTGCGCTCAGATCCATGAAGAACCTGCCTTGGGACTATAGCAGACGACAGCAGATCTAAACAAAACATCGCCATGTAGTCGGTTGCAGAGCCGTAGAGGCTACCAAGAAAACCATAGCATTAGACGGTGTGTACTCGGCACTATGACAAGAAACACGGGTTCCTGAAAAAAGCGATTTTCGTGTCCAAGGACTCCACATTTTGTTGATGAATGGCGTGTCCAGCGCCAGGGTTTTACATGCTGCCGAGTACTCGCGTCCTTCGGGTGATAATTAACCCAACAGGAACTATCACCTCGGTTGCCCTACGCTTCCTGCTTCGCATTGTAAGCTGACGCGCCGCCAGTTCTGCTTGCCAAAACGTGCTACGGTGCTCTAGCTACCGCTCCCTCGGAATGGTCTTTTTCAAGCTGTCTGTgagcgtttttcttctgtgcgtAATTTGTAAGTATCACGATCGTCGCTGCATCAGTACTGTCGCTATCCCTTTAATTGAACGTCTCCTACGGGGCATTTGTACTGATGGACAGGAACTAACCCACATGTGTCACACCGGTGTGTGTTTGCGAGCCGTACCTTTGTAGATGCCGGCCTggcacgagaaaaaaagaaccAGAAGAGCAAGCAGGAATTCCAAAGCACCGTATGCGTACAGTTCCTTTCTGTACGCGGTCACAAGAGACATTGCCGCACATGCCGTGGCTAGCACAAATGAGACTATACCAACAATTACAACTGCCCTAGCACGACTCGCCAAgattttgtctctctctccgtgagCTTTCAAAACATCAATCAAAACTGATAAGATGCGGCGTGTATTTGACTTATCCGACTCCACGGTTTCGTCCGCTAAGGATCCAAGATTCCCTACAGCGTCAACACTTGTTGGATGCCCAGTTGGCAGCGAAGATGCATTCGCCTCCGctggcgagacagaagcagtGCTAGACATCTTTTACGGAGTTTTCCCTAGTAAATGTGGCACAACATCTGGATCCAATGGCCACCATTTGTATCTACCCAGGTCGCTATAAGCGAGGATGGTCCGACACTGCTCAGAGGACACCAAATCGCAAAACGCGCCATGTAGATCTAAAAAAGCGGGAGAACGCGCTTTGGTGCGTGGGAAGCGGAACATCCCAAAACACGTTTCACAGAAATAACACACAAGAGGttggaagagaaggcaagaaacCGCGCCAATTGGAACGCGAACTCACTGTAAAAGCGGTCTTCCCACTGATGAAACAGTGAATAGTGCCACATGTGAACGATCCCGAGTGGGTCTGTCAATGCGTGTGTGTCATAGCCGGCACATCGCAGATGCCGTTGCAGAGAGCTCAGCAATCCGAATGAGACAGCGAGATGCAGTTTTTCTCGGTGTCCCTCTGATGTAAGCGGTTCACTAAAGTTCCATAAACCCGTAACCCTAGTGGcaagcaggagacgcagccgtcgttgaaaaagaaaacacagcTCATCTCACTCTGACCCTCACAGTTGTAGTCGAGTTTGGATTCAACGTCAATTATGATACATAAGCCGTGTTTCGCAAAAATGCCCGCCCCGCACATATCGAGCTGTTTCGGCGCAAGACCAAATCGACATGTTTCTTAGCGAACATGCGCTTATCAGACTATATGCGCAGAGGTGTTCGCTGCTCATTTTCCATcggggaaaagaagatcTGCTTTGCCATGAAAGCAGCCACTctggggagaaaagggagataAAGCAGCCGCCTCTATTTCCTCACGAGTACAGTCGACCGTAGGAAGGTGACAGTTAATAAGTGTCACCAGTTTCGCGCAGTCTTGTCAGGTGACTTGTTCCGTGTATCTCTGTTGTACGAACAATTGAACAAGTTCACAACAGCGTCTACATACAAGCCGCAATGACCGTACCTTATTTGCGTTATTCACTGATGCGGCAGCATCTCGTTACGCAGCACATCACCTTGCTTGATCTGCGAATCAGTTCTCCTTAGGGACAGAACCTGGGAAGCGTTAAGTGTGCACTGAGAAAAGTAACGAAATCAGTTAAACTGGATGGAAATGAAAACAAGCTTCACGTGCTTACAGACCGGTGAGGAACGGTGATTCTGTGGTGTCAAAGGGAACAAAATTGCATGGGTGCAGATGAGTTTGGAGGGCCCCCGGGCGGGCTAAATAACATGCGCTACTAATGACAAGGCTGGTTTCTCAGGAAAGTATTGGAACCTTGCTCGCAAAAGATTGACCGTCCTTCAAAGTTAACGGAATCGCTCCTCGCCACAAGAGGGTACTTGCTCGGAAACTGTCTGCCCGTCGTCAGCCGCACGTGTAGAAATAAGGAATACCAGCACTTGGTAAGTCTCCATTTTCTGCGCACGCAGACGTAACTGTACTATTCCCCTAATGGCTATTACGCCACGGTCTAAAAATGCGCAGGGCCTGTTCGATCGCAGAAGCATTGATCGGGAAATTCTTGCTTATCTCAATAGGCGGCCAGCGTTGCACTATCTTCGTTCCAGGACGTACTAGAACCGGAGACTATTTGAAAAAAATGAATACCGGACAGGTCCGTGACACGCCTCCGAAAGATTTTCACATACTAAGCTCTGACAAAACGACTACAGCGACTAATTGCTAGGGTGATTGCTATGAAAGAGTCGATGTCAAACTTTGACAGGCTTGGTGGGAACGTCTGCTTAAAGAAACTCCCGCTGGAGAGCTACAGGCTGGCGATAGTCTGATTCGATGATagtatctctctcttcttctggtcCCCTCGCGTTCAATAATGCCTCCATTACTTGCTGTCTTTGTgcctctgcctttcttctttgaTTCTCAATTCCCGTATTTTTATTTTgtcgtctcgcttccgcttccctttcttcaACATCCGCATTTGCCTCTACTGATTTCTACCCACTTCTTCAGGCATTTGAAGTGAGAAGATGCAACTTTTGTCCAGAATTTTCCGCAAATGTAGCTGCCTTGATACTATCTTTGAACATGGAAAtggaaagaaagcggaaaacTGCCCCTGCTTCCAGAACACCGCTGCTCACACCCCAAACTTGTCGCTGGGTCGAACCATAGCAACCATTTAGTTGTACAAGCTACTTGAGAAACTATATTTCTTAAGCATGCAACATCACCGGGCTGTTGGCCACGCCTGCGAATGCAACACTACGAGCTGTAAGCAAAGGACGCAGCAGCTGACGCGGGCCAGTAGACTTCGGGCGTATGACACTGCTTCCACTTTGCAACTCTACCGAATGTGACAGTTCCTGTGCGGTTGCAGAAAGCAAACAGTCACACCTAGGTTACTCTTGTCCTATTCGCTGATAGCCATGCTCGCACCCCGCCTACATGCACGCTCGTAACCCATACAATACACACATCTTAACTTTCTAAGGGAAGACCGGCTCTACCATAAACCGTGCTTAGGGTACTTCCCGACGGTAGGCTCGTGCTGACGGGTTCATACGTGCAACACAGCTATTTGAAAGGCCTGGCCGCTCTTTTTTACTCTGCAGAGCACCAGTACATTCGAATATCTGTGTCCATCTTCTGAAAAACGTTTCCGGTCAGTCTTCACGAGCCAAAACCAGGGGAGACATGCAGTAGAACCGTCTGAGACGATCGCCGGTAGCGGCCCGGAAGCTGCTGATAAAGGGAAATTCCGTACTTTTATGGCGCCGTGCGACCTGACACAGTGGCCTATCCAGATAACCGGAGCATCTGCAGAAAATGACCAGATCCAAGTCTGCTGTCAGCGAcgttcttcgtttttttcttaAGCGAAGACAGGGTCCGAGCGCGCAGTCGCTTCCTCACCCTCCGACGACTCAACAGTCGAAGCTGGAGAAGTGGAGACGGGGCTCGACTTCCCCGCAAGTGTGTCGGCTTTTCCCGGCAGAGCGCATgtggctgcagagaaaaagacatgCCTGGAAGGTCTCTGCACGCTCACTCTCTCACGCGACACATATTTTCACGATATTGTGTGCTGTCCCCCTTGGTTGTTTCTTCGTCCGCCCCGCTTGGCCGGcgccttttgcctcttcaCTCTCCGCGACTGATTCTCTCCAGCAACAACGGCGCCAGCCCCGCAAACTAGGATCGCGATTGACGACTAAGGGCCCTCCGTTCTTTGTTTTCGGTGTATTCCGACCGCCATTTTTCGCGCCGGAGTAAAAAATGTTTCTTTAACTTCTTTTCAGGTCAATCTTGAAACTGAAACCTGCACATGTTCGGGTTTTCGGGATACGTTTGTTCGCGCGGTGCATCGTCCGTATACGCGCCGGAGAGCGTGTGTGTTGAGCATGCGGCGACGTTCGTCCAGACGTTCTTCTACTCTGAATACACCCCACTTATTCCCCTTTATTCTGCGGTTTTTTCGAGTTTCGAGTTAAAAGGGTGTTACCCCTCTGTCGCTGTCAGACAAACAGTACCATGTGGGGCTTCGTGAGCAAGGCGCGGTCCCGACCTACCGGTGTCGCGGCGCGTGGCCCAGGTCGTTTCACTTCCAACATCGAAGATTTGCGAACGTTCCTCCAAAACGTCCTTTCGAGGGAAGGATCCGGCGCCCCAAGAGGCAGGGGggtgtctgcctctcctggTGTCTCTGGTCGCCCCTCTGCGTGGGACTCTCGTCCGGCCCCAGTCGCGGGGCGTCCCGACTGCAGCAGGGTATCTTTTTGTCGGTATCTGTCTGAACTCCCCTCGTCAAGGTTTTTTTCGTCCATGTCTAGAACTGAAAGGGATTACCAGTACGCTTCAGACAGCACTTAtccaggagagacgcatTCTGATGCTTCGGCGGGGAGCGTGCATCCGCACGGCGCCGATCCGAgttctttcgcctccgttGCCCCCCCCACCTACGCAGGTCAggcgcttccgcctctcgcatCCTCCTCTTGTCCGTACCCCTACTCACCTTCCTCGTATTCTCCTGACTTGGGACCGGTGACGTCCTCTGAACAGGCTTCTCCCCACTCCCATCCCCATCCTACCTACCCCCCCGGCTACCCTGCCGCCTACTCGCCCCCCCAACCGCTTCACCATGCTTACCCCCCCCCTAAGCAAGACGGATACAGCGTGTATGGAGGCCTCAATGCGACTGGCTTCGGAGCACCCACGTACCACCCTCATGGGCACGCACCGTCGCCGTACGGAAGTCAAGAAGGCTCCCCGTACCCGGCGCCAGGAGGCTACAATCCCAACCCGGCGTACCCCGGAGGCCCAGGGGCCGCTCCTGGCTGGACCTCGGGCCCCGGGGCTGGTCCCCGGCGGATCCCGCAGTCTCCGGGCTTCGGGGACCAACGAGCTCGAGGCCCTGACACGCCTTGGCGCCACAGCCAGTTGGGACAGGACGGCGGGAACCGCCGGGGCAGATACGACGCGGGGACGATGGGTTCTCACCTCGTCGAACCGAAGTGGAGTGAAGAGCAGTTGGCGCCGATCAAAAAGGATTTCTATGTGGAGCATCCGAGTGTCGCTTCGCGGACAGAGGATGAGGTTGCCGCGTTTCTTGAGGCGAACGCGATGCGCATCGACGGCCAGGAACCCACGCCTCGCCCAGTCTTCTCCTTCGAGGAAGCGGGGTTCCCCGCGCCGATCCAGAACCAACTGAAGAAGATGAACTTCGCCGAGCCGACAGCCATTCAAAAAATTGGCTGGCCCACAGCTTTGAGTGGGCGCGACATGATTGGCATTGCGCAGACTGGGAGTGGCAAGACGCTTGGATTCTTGCTTCCCGGTCTCGTGCACGCCTCAGCTCAGCCACCACTCGCTCCAGGCCAAGGACCgatcgtcctcgtcctcgcgccCACGAGGGAGCTCGCGATGCAAATTCGCCAcgagtgcatgcgtttcaCGGAGGGCCTGGCGCTCTCTTCATCTGCAGAAGATCAAGAAGGcggacagagaagcggagtGCGATTCCGAACTGCCTGCGTATACGGCGGTGTGCCTCGACAGGGGCAAGCGACGGAGCTCCGGAACGGCGCGGAGATTCTCATCGCCACGCCAGGACGGTTGATCGACTTTCTCGATCTCGGAGTGACGAACCTGAAGCGCGTGTCCTACATCGTGCTAGACGAGGCAGACCGAATGATGGACATGGGGTTCGAGCCTCAGGTAAGGCCAGTGGAATCCGCCAGcatggaaagaagaggagacaggctgcGGACgaatgcagagaagaacgggtGACCTgtcggcgagaaagaggaggcagagctGTATTTAGGGCGccggagagcagagagggagagggagtCTGTGAT from Neospora caninum Liverpool complete genome, chromosome XI encodes:
- a CDS encoding putative DEAD/DEAH box helicase: MSRTERDYQYASDSTYPGETHSDASAGSVHPHGADPSSFASVAPPTYAGQALPPLASSSCPYPYSPSSYSPDLGPVTSSEQASPHSHPHPTYPPGYPAAYSPPQPLHHAYPPPKQDGYSVYGGLNATGFGAPTYHPHGHAPSPYGSQEGSPYPAPGGYNPNPAYPGGPGAAPGWTSGPGAGPRRIPQSPGFGDQRARGPDTPWRHSQLGQDGGNRRGRYDAGTMGSHLVEPKWSEEQLAPIKKDFYVEHPSVASRTEDEVAAFLEANAMRIDGQEPTPRPVFSFEEAGFPAPIQNQLKKMNFAEPTAIQKIGWPTALSGRDMIGIAQTGSGKTLGFLLPGLVHASAQPPLAPGQGPIVLVLAPTRELAMQIRHECMRFTEGLALSSSAEDQEGGQRSGVRFRTACVYGGVPRQGQATELRNGAEILIATPGRLIDFLDLGVTNLKRVSYIVLDEADRMMDMGFEPQVRKIFSQVRPDRQTLLWSATWPKEVRGLASEFCRTRVVKLQVGKADLQANANVTQRVEVVSSNQLQHRLLSVLQEDIAGQKTLIFCETKRQCDQLCRELRYRQLRALAIHGDKEQRERDRILHDFRKGDCEILLATDVASRGLDIHDVKFVINYDVPKNIESYIHRIGRTGRAGNKGTAISFFQYDFYSPEKVTMARKICEVMRSVGQEPPPELEKIGAPRASSRSRM
- a CDS encoding Translation initiation factor 2 subunit alpha (AeIF-2a), related; this encodes MEARDGVASSQAGAAGAAVPKADLGDCRFYEERFPDVEDLVMVKVNRIADLGAYVSLLEYNNMEGMILMSELSKRRFRSVNKLIRVGRHEVVMVLRVDPKKGYIDLSKRRVSPEDIVKCEEKFSKSKKVHQTVRHAAQKHGMKVDDLNRSVIWPLYRKYGHALDALKEAAMRPDEVFAGLEVDEEVRKSLIQDIQLRLAPQVLKLRARVDVWCFGKEGIDAVKAALQAGQEVGDSEVTINIKLIAPPQYVVVTSCYDKDLGMRKIEEAMKAISDKIKSFSGGDFKQQGEIVVMGGDEERRLEELLEEAGEDDSSDDEEEEEDEGMGRVEGDIPEDEVEDDEDEAEDNEDAKA